From Pan troglodytes isolate AG18354 chromosome 1, NHGRI_mPanTro3-v2.0_pri, whole genome shotgun sequence:
gtgggcaaatcgcctgaggtcaggagtttgagaccagcatgaccaacacggtgaaaccccatctctactaaaaataaaaaattagccgggtgtggtggcgggtgcctgtattcccagctacttgggaggctgaggcaggagaatcacttgaacccaggaggcagaagttgcagtgagccaagatcgcaccactgcacaccagcctgggtgacagagtgagactccatctcaaaaaaaaaaaaaagaaatctagcaTCTGTTAAGTTCTGCCATGGCCTGACATTCTTATATTTAAACCAGATGAAAACCCTGTCAGACACGTGTTTCCTTATGAGGGAAATAACAGTCAGGTAGCTTTTAGACCCTGTGCTCATTCCACCCTGCCAGCCCTACAAATGGACCCAGGCTCTGCATTTGAGAGCTGTAGGAGAatgtaatatttttgtgtgtgtgtgagacagagtcttgctctgttgtccaggctggagtgcagtggcatgatctcggctcactgtaacctctgcctcccagagttcaagtgattctcccacctcagcctcctgattagctgggattacaggcatgcgccaccacacccagctaatttttgtatttttagtagagacggggtttcaccatgttggccaggctggtctcaaactcctgacctcaggtgatcctcctgcctcagcctcccaaagtgctgggattacaggcgtgagccactgcacccggccgagaaTGCAATTATTTATAAGGAATTTGATTGCAAGCTTCAGACTATCTCAAAGTGTCAGGATTTTGAACTCAGGGCCCAGGGAGCCTAGAGCTCAGTCCTGGGATTGAGTAAATGGGTGGCAGGGAAGCTGGCACTAGTCAGGCCCCAGGGCTTTCCTTTAGGAAATTAGTATGTTTGGAAGATGAGAGTCCATCCTCTAAAAAAGAAGGGATAGAGGAGGGCAGGTAGCTGATAAGCCGTTCATAGTACCTCAAAAAAGAATAGATATAGTCGAGCcacgaatggaatcaaccaatgGAAAGAAGTGGCAACAATGAATGAGGCCCCATACTGGAGTCAGGTTTTAGGATCTCTTTAACTGCTTCAAAAGTAGTCCTAAGCAGCTTTCCAGCTGGAGCTAACTCTGGTAGTGAAAAGAGAGGCtatgggaccttgggcaagtaaatCACTTCCTCTCTCAGGGCCTCtgttttcttcacctgtaaaatgtgaGGTTGAACCATGACAACTCCTAGAACCATTCTGGCTCACAAGATTGTGCCTGGATTGCTAAATCTTTAGTGTTTTCCCTGAGCGGGGAAGAACTCAGGTTGGACTAGGTTCTCCTTTTGTCCCTCCTCTTTTGGCCAAACCAACCCCAGAGAAGGTGGCCCTCAGACCATGAGCTCTTAGCCTAACAAAGCCTCTATTGACACTGAGGAGGCCAGTTATGCTGAATAGGCCAGGCCTCACATGCTTAGCATGTTAATTGTTCCTTCTGCTACTGGCCATTCATGTGGGAATCACAAAGACCTGGGGTTTATCTCCCTTTAACTCTTCTACAGCTGCCCTGTAGTACTGCCTCCTGAGACTTTTTAAGTAAGTGATTTAAAACTTACCCCTTGAAGCTCCCACGCTATTTTACATTTCAGCTCCACTCAGCCTGCTTGCTTCTGTTGTTGTTCCCTTCCAGTGAGGCCTCTGATCTGCAGTGGGCTGACAGGAGTTACAAATAACCCACAGGTAAACAGGCTCTGAATAGAGCCTCCCCTGAGTAGAGCGCTTGGCCTCTGTGACAGCTGGCTGGAGCCTCAGAGGCCCTCTTTCCTTGCTTCTGGATTCTCTACTAGATTGGGATAGTTTGGGTGCCAGAAGTGCAATTTCTGGGAAATTGGAAGAAtcttaaactatttttattaaattattaatagcAATTTCAGACCCCATAGCCTTTGTTAGCAGTTTTccgatttcctttctttccactgatAGCTTTAGGTCCTAGGAAACTGGACAGGAGATTGGAGTTACGGGCAGCAGGAAACATGGCAGGGGACCCCCCTCCCTGGTGTCATGTGGCCAGTGTATTGCTGCTTAAGGTTCCAGCCTCAGTCAGACTGACTActgcctcttcctctcctctatTCCCCCTCCTCAGACACAATGGGAATATCCTTTTGGACGCAGAAGGCCACATCATCCACATCGACTTTGGCTTCATCCTCTCCAGCTCACCCCGAAATCTGGGCTTTGAGACGTCAGCCTTTAAGCTGACCACAGAGTTTGTGGATGTGAGTCAAGAAGGAGAGGTGCCTCTCGGGGGTCATTGTATTCTTTCTCTGTCATGGGAGAGGGAGCTGATGGGCTCCCTGCAAATTAGGGATGAACAGAACAGGCAGTAATTAGGGGTGAGGCAGGAGTTCCTGGGAGCTTCCTGCCCAATAAGGAAGGGGGAAATAACAGGGCCCCAAGAGGAGTAGTTCTGGTAGGCCAGTCAGGACAAGGACCATCCCCGGTGTAAGACCCCTTGTGCACACAACGCTCTCTTCCCTTTCCAGGTGATGGGCGGCCTGGATGGCGACATGTTCAACTACTATAAGATGCTGATGCTGCAAGGGCTGATTGCCGCTCGGAAACACATGGACAAGGTGGTGCAGATCGTGGAGATCATGCAGCAaggtggggctggggtgaggTCAGGTGCTATAGTGCCTCAGGCTTCCCCTTTAAGTCGGAGCCCTGGAGCATAAGAAAGCTGGTCCCACAAGACTCGGTTGAGGGAGGGGGGTTCCCAGAGAGTTTCTAGCTCTGGTCCAGTGCCTTGTTTCTCCTTTAGGACATTCCTCCTGACCCTGGTAAGGCTAAGTCCagaaggctggggaaggggataGCAGCACCTGCCTCCTTGGCATCTTTAGGGAGAAAACAGGCCCATTTACAGCCTCCTGGTCCCTTCTCACCTCCCCACCCCTGTCCAGCTCTGAGTTTCTCAGTCTCCTTCCATCTGTCTTCCCCATTCCACTATGACCTCTGATTGCCCTGTCCTCTGCCACCCTTCAGCTCTGAGAAGTATTTCCCCTCTCATCATTATCTCCTTCCACTACAGTCTTGCCATCTACAGTCTTTTGCCCAGGACCCCCTTCTGTCCTCATCCCCCTCCTCAAGGCTCCAGGTGTATACCAGGTCTGAACTGCCagtctccccctcctccccattcCTGCCCCTACCCCACAGGTTGTCGCCGTTGCTCAGGATCATCCCCATCTGGCCCCATGATGACGGTGGCCCAGGTCATCTGTGAGTGTCAGACGTAGCATAGGCAGAGGTCTGCAACCAGATAAGTGCCCAGCTCAGGGCCCActccctccagcctcctcccagCCTGCCCTCTGGGCCCCTCCACCCTTACTGAGGGAGATGTGGTGTtggtccccttccttcctctgcccACATGCCCTCACCTACAGAAGGGCTTAGGCGTGGGGTGATGAGGGGTTCCTGCCGGTTCCTTCTCTCTGCCCAAGCAGAACTGCACCCACATCATCAAggacctgaggtgggaggaaaaggGCACTTCAGATGCCCCAGCTCTTTATTTGCTGTGGCTGACACCACTGCCCCTCCTGTCCATCCATGACCCTGAACTCCGACTGCTTCCCCCAGGTTCTCAGCTTCCTTGCTTCCATGGCTCCAGCACCATTCGAAACCTCAAAGAGAGGTTCCACATGAGCATGACTGAGGAGCAGCTGCAGCTGCTGGTGGAGCAGATGGTGGATGGCAGTATGCGGTCTATCACCACCAAACTCTATGACGGCTTCCAGTACCTCACCAACGGCATCATGTGACACGCTCCTCAGCCCAGGAGTGGTGGGGGGTCCAGGGCACCCTCCCTAGAGGGCCCTTGTCTGAGAAACCCCAAACCAGGAAACCCCACCTACCCAACCATCCACCCAAGGGAAATGGAAGGCAAGAAACACGAAGGATCATGTGGTAACTGCGAGAGCTTGCTGGGGGGTGGGAGAGCCAGCTGTGGGGTCCAGACTTGTTGGGGCTTCCCTGCCCCTCCTGGTCTGTGTCAGTATTACCACCAGACTGACTCCAGGACTCACTGCCCTCCAGAAAACAGAGGTGACAAATGTGAGGGACACTGGGGCCTTTCTTCTCCTTGTAGGGGTCTCTCAGAGGTTCTTTCCACAGGCCATCCTCTTATTCCGTTCTGGGGCCCAGGAAGCGGGGAAGAGTAGGTTCTCGGTACTTAGGACTTGATCCTGTGGTTGGCCACTGGCCATGCTGCTGCCCAGCTCTACCCCTCCCAGGGACCTACCCCTCCCAGGGACCGACCCCTGGCCCAAGCTCCCCTTGCTGGCGGGCGCTGCGTGGGCCCTGCACTTGCTGAGGTTCCCCATCATGGGCAAGGAAGGGAATTCCCACAGCCCTCCAGTGTACTGAGGGTACTGGCCTAGCCATGTGGAATTCCCTACCCTGACTCCTTCCCCAAACCCAGGGAAAAGAgctctcaattttttatttttaatttttgtttgaaataaaGTCCTTAGTTAGTTAGCCACTTGTGTCATTTCCAGGTTTTCTGGGGGAGTGCAGGGGGAGATGGGTGATGAGGTATGAACGGATGCCTCAGTGTCCAAGATACAAAAGGCACCACATAGAAGTTTGCTTTTTCCCTGCCTGTCTTGGTCACTACCACCTCTTCCCTGAGAAGGGCGGGCCTTCCATGTTCTCTCACCCGCTTCAACTCCACGTTGTCCAAGTCACAGAAAAAGAGAGGCCTGAATGGAGATTCGACCACAAACAGTTTTAATGGTCTGGTTTCCTCCCTAGTTCCCCAACTGTTTGtttgttagtattattattactacaaGAATAAAGGATTCCTGAGAGCCTGTCCCCTCCTTTCCTGTAGCCCCCTTGACAGGACTCATCCCtaccaaccccccacccccccgccccggatttctggggaaaaaaagaagtgaaaggcACTGCAGGGGTAGGGGGCTTGAGTGCCAGTGAGTTGGGGTTGGGCGGGGGCGGGCACTAGGGCAGGACCCGGCCTAGAGGAGGAAAGTTCCAGTCCGTGCCTGAAGGAATTGTGGAGGGGTGTGTCCATCCATGACACCCCCATCAGTCCTTCCCTGAACCTGTCTAGCAGGCATACCTAAGtcccatcctcccacccccaggcccaCACTGGGGGTTCTGCAGCAGGATCATAAAATTAATTAGTGTTGGGCTCAgaaaggaggaatggagggtccACTCTACTAGGACTCCAGGGCCAAACCCAAAGGGAGGTTGCAAATAACTAGAATAATCCTCAAATGCTCTTCTTCTTCAGGTTGGAGAGACAGGAATTAACAAAATACTAATGTTAATGAAAACTCCCCAGCCCAGGGATCAGGCAGCAGTAGGGAAAACCAGGCTCCAAGAGGAAGGGGCTGGTCAGTCCCAGGCTTGGAGACTAGTTGTCCCCAACAGCCCCCTGCCGAGCCCTGATGAACGCCATGCCATGCGTGCGGAAGTGGGTCTTGAGGTTTAGAGGGCTGTCGCAGCTCTTGCCACAGACCTTACAGGTCAGTGGGCCTCCAGAAGCAGGCAGGGGTGAGTCTCCACCATCGGGGTCAGACCTTGATGGAGGGGCCtcttcctccccatcccccagccccagggcACTGGCTTTACCCACACCCCGTCTCTTCTTGTGGCTGATGAAACGGTGTCGGCTCAGGGAGCCAGGGGAGGCAAAGCACAAGCCACAGTCGAGGCACTGCTGGGcaccatcctccaccctcaaccCCATCATGAGGCTCTGTTCTGTGGAGCTGCTGCTCCGGTAGCGCAGAGGGCCATGGCCTCCAGATCCAGGTCCGCCCCTGGGGGACTTGGCTGGCGGTGTCGTGCTGTCAGGCTCCTCACTGCAAGAGTCAGAAGACTGGCGGCGTTTCCGACCTGGCCCCTGAAGAAAAGTGGAAGAAACTGGGCCTTACCACCACCCCTACTGTCCCTGGCACCCCCACGCTCGCTTCCTGAGGCCATggtctctgccttccagtttcccACTCAAAGCCCTAGCACAGCAGGCCGGGCCTCTGCCTACCTGGGCTCTGGCACTGGAACCCCGAGCCAAGGTGGTCCCCCGGCCAGGGGACTGGGCCCCAAGCTGCAAGCCGTGCCGGACCTGGACATGTTTCTCTAGGATCAGGCGGCTGCTGAAGGTGCGTTTTCCCTCTGTGCAATACCTGAAATGGGAGAGGACAGGATGGCAGCAGCGGCACAGCCCGAAGGCCAGGGCCCTTGCTTCTGAGGAGGGGGCTGCCGGAGCAGAGGGAGACCCCAACCATCAGGCCACTTAGACACGTCGCAGGTGCACAGGTACTTTGGCATACAGGGAGAGTCACGTGCTGGGCAGGAAGAGGAAGTGGGGAGCAAGACTTACCTGCAGGGGTAAACTCGCTTGATGCCCTCGTGATTAACTCTGACATGGCGCCTCAGGCTGGGGGCGGAGCAGAAGGAGCGCTCACACAGGCGACAGGGAAACTTTTTCACTGACTAGGAGAGCAGGGGTAGATGTCAGAGCCAGGCTCCAGGACCCCGTCCCCACTGTCACACTGGCAGTCCCAATGCTGCCCCCAGCCCTTGGTACTCCCCTTGGGGCCCACTCACCTTGCCATGCTCCTTCTTCATGTGGGCCACGTATTCATCACGCTCAGGGAACCAGGAGTGACACAGGCCACAGGTCCAGCCTCcaggccccccacccccacccttgaGGCCTTTGCTCCCTAGTTCCCGCCGAGGCCGTTTGGCTGGACGGGGGGGCTCAGGGGAGCTGGGTACTTCCTCCTCTTCTGAAGATGAAGACGACTCCTCAGTAGCAGGGGCTGCCCCTCCCTGAGAAACAGCCAGCTCCTCAGGCTCAGTCTTGGGGGTCAGCAGGGCACCCCCGGCCCCTTTCCCAGCAGTCTCCTCCAAGCGCCCAGACTGATGAGTGTTCTGTGAGAGGAGACGAGGGAGGCTGCTATTGTGGGGGAGGGCCTGGCTATGCCAAAGCCCCCCACTTCTGAAGTATGTGGCCCCAGCCCCAGGTCAGTACAGCTAAGCACCCATTCCCCATCCCTCTGCTCCTGTACCTTGAGATGTTCCAGCATGGTCCTTTTTTGGGCAAAGAGCAGAGGACAAGACGGGCACTTAAAGACACTGACACGCTGGGGCAGCAAGTGCTGGTCGAAGTGTGAGGAGAGGAGGGGTTTGTGAGTGAAGACTGTGTCGCACATGGCGCACTTGTAGATCAGCCTGAAGTGAGGACAGTGCAGACTTCAGGCAGGGTTGggtgcagcccctcccctcctgtGCCCCACCAGCCCGCCCTCCCTCCCTGGCCCGGCCCGTCCCTCCCCCGGGCCTCACTTGGCCTGCTGAGTTTGGAAGCTGGGATGCTGGGAGTAGAGGTGGGCATGGGCACTTGGCCCAGACTTGAAGGCCATGGGGCAGATGGGGCACTTGTGGAAAACCTCGCAGTGCGACGTCTGGATGTGGGACTTGATGGAGTTCACACCCCCAAACACCACTGAACAGCTGGGGCACCTAGGGAGGAAGCAGGAGGCCCTGTGGTGAGGTGGGAGGCATCTCCATGCCCACCCCGGGACCATACATTTATTCTCTGGGACTGGGTAGACTACAAGAAGGAAATCAGTAGTGGAGCATGAGCAGggtggagaaaggagagaggtgCAGAGGCTGTGCCCCAAGGGAGGCTGCCAAGGGAGAGCTGGAGCTCCAGAGGTGGCCCTGCTTCCCCCCATCTCCATGGGGGACGACGGGAAGGCAGGACGTACTATCTCAGGGTTGAGTCTGGCAAAACAACAGGGCTGAGGGATATAGCAGGGAAGATAGGGGATCTTGAAAGGCCATCTGAGGCTGAGGCTAGGACACACGAAACCCTACAGTTCTATGGAGGAAGGGTCCGAGGCACCTGTATCCTACACGGCGAGAGACGTGCAGACAGGCCTCCCGGAGATGGGTCTGAAAATTGGCTTGCAGGAAGTTGCCCCCACACTCAGGACAGACATGGGGGGGTCGATTCTTATGCATGCGCTGGTGGGCGCTGAAGCTGCAGCGATTGGGGAGCATCATGGGGCAGGTTGGGCACACCTGTCGAGTGGGTTAAACAAGGAAAGTCGGTGAGGAGTGTCCTGTCTCCATTACTTCTAACCAAGCCCCCAACGCCTTCCTAGATCCTGTCCCCACAGAAGGGCTGTGAAAGGTGACTCACATTGCTGGTGGCCCCAGGGGCAGGGGGGCCGAGCTGCTGGAAGTGAGCTGCCATGCCAGCCTTGTCCCGGCACTGTTCCTTGCACTCCAGGCAGCGAAAGCATGTGTAAGCAGAGGTGGCAGGGGCAGCAGGCGGCTCTGTGGAGAGCGGCAGGACAGGGGCCTCAGCAGCAACTGTAGTAATGGCAGAGGAGGTGATGGCCCCCTCACCCTTGCCCAAGGCAGGCAAGGCCAGAGGTCCAGAGACAGGTGGGACAGCTACAGGCAGCAGGGGTGTGATGTCCGGCTGCCCCACCATCTGGTCAAGGGCTACAGGCCTCATGACCAAATGTGAGCACTGCATGACGAGCCCCTTGTCCTTGTGTTCACGTGCATGCAGGAGCAGGCTGCACTTGTTGAAGAAGACCAGGCGGCGGGCGCAGTGGTTGCAGGTGACCTCGATGCGCATGCTCCGACGGTCATAGTGCCGTGCCAGGCTCTTCTCCAATGAGAAGGCATCCCCACACTCCAGGCAGCGGTAGCCGGTGGGAGGCAGGGCCAGCCCAGCCTCAGCTGGTGGGCTCAGGTTTGGCCTATAGGCAGGGAGCAGGTTCTTGCTGTTGAGGATCTTGTTGAAGGCCTCCACCAGGCTGGACTGGGTCCGTGATATCACTGTGCCGCCCCCTGTACTTGGCCCAGTAGCTGTCTTTGAAGGTTGCACCATCACCACCGAGGCACCATTCACCTTCTGTCCCccagtccccagccctgcccGCCCGTCAGCCTTAGGCAGGGCTTGGGGCACCAGGCCTAGCACGTTCTTAGCAATCATCTTAGGGCTGGTGGCAGTCCCCCCAGGCAGCACCACAGCCTTGCGAGCCACACTGGCTGCCATCAGCATGGCAGTACTGGCGTTCTGGATGGTGGCCACAGGCAGCACAGTGCCTTTCAGCCTTGTACCATCACCCAACTGTACGCTCACCACCTTTGGACCCTCAGAAGTAGGTGTTGCAGGGGACAGCTTCAAGAGGCTAGCCTCAGCCAAGAAGGCCCCCTCAGCCAAgggggcaggtggatcaggatCTGAGGGGACCTGAGTTACAGTCCTTGTGATATTCCCGCAGGATGTTTTAATGGTCTTGATCCGCACCTTAAGAGGCCTAGAGGAGCTGGAGGCAGGGGAGTCATTGCTGTCCTCATCTGCAGCCTCGGCCCCACTAGAGGGACTCTGGGGACTTCCTGGGGAAGACTTGTCCACCGGCCcctcatcatcatcttcttcctTCAAGGGCTGACAGACGGGCACTTTGGGGGAGGCAAGAGGGCTCTGGTGCCCTGGAGACTGCTTGAAGAAGGGCACCCCAGCAACTGGGGGAGGCGAGGCACTGGCAGGGATGTCCGTGGCCTCAGGGCTGGAGCCTGAGCCTTGTTGGGCTAGGACCTGGGGATGATGGGGGCTGCAGCTCTCCTGCTTCAAGGCCCCCAGTGGTGGGGAAGAAACAGGTGGCTGCATGCCTGGGCCATTCTCCTGGGCCAGCTCAAAGGAAGAGGGGAAAGGAGGCGGGGTCAGAGCCCCCTCCTGAGGGGGAGAGGGtgcagagggaggcaggggatCTGAGTGGTCCCCTGGCTCAGGGCCAAAATGAGCAAACAGGTCCAAGGGAGTTTTGCCTTCCATGCCTTTTTCTTTCCAGGTGCCCCCACTGGGAGGAGCAGGAGAGTGGGGAGTTCCTGGGAGGGAAGGTTCAGGGCTCCCAAAACCATTCTGCATTCGATGAGGCCCCACAGGCCCTTCCTTAGTTACCCCAGCAGCCTGGGCCCCGTCTCCTGCTGAGCCTCCAGCCAGGGCCTCAGACTGCTCGGGACACACAGTGTTCTTGACAATGACACTGACTACAGAAATGTCTGGCGGTGGCAGGCCATGGTCAGAGGCCTGGGCTGGAACTCCAGGGCCATCCCCAGCAGAGGCTGCTGCTGTGTCTTCAGATTCACTTCCTACACCTGGttctggcttccctgggcctccaggccccTCATTTTCTTCTGGCCCAGAATGGATGGCTTCATTCGCATCAATGTCAGGGATGTCAAAGGCAGCAAGGAGGTCATCAAAATCAGGGGTCTTCATATCCCCCATATCGGCAGATCCCAGACCTGATGAAAACAGGAACGAGGAGGAGAAACTGAGATGTCTAGAAGAGAGATCCTGGAGCTCTTCCCTCAGCATCTCCATATTTATCCTCTCTCAGAACCCACATACACTCCAACTTAGGTACACCTCCACCATGGCATGAATCCTACAGAGCTGCTAGGTTTGCCAAACCCTAAAATCAGAAGAGGGTTAGTGTCCATACCTTGGTGggctccaaaatccaaagaaaGCAGGGGAAAAGAGAGTTCTTAGAAATACAGggaaggggccaggtgcggtggctcatgcttgtaatcccagcgttttgggaggctgaggcagatggatcacttgaggtcaggagtttgagaccagcttggccaacatggtgaaaccttgtctctactaaaaatacaaaaaactagacaggtgtggtggcacatgcctgtaatcgcagctacaaaggaggctgaggcaggagaatcgcctgaacccatgAGGTtgaggtttcaatgagccaagatcacgccactgcactccagcctggacagagcgagaccctgtctcaaaaaaaagaaatatagggggctgggcatggtggctcacgcctgtaatcccagcacttggggaggcagaggcgggcggatcacgaggtcaggagatcaagaccatcctggccaagatagtgaaaccccatctctactaaaaatacaaaaattagctgggcatggcagcacacacctgtagtcccagctactcgggaggctgaggcagaagaattgcttgaacctgggaggtggagcttgcagtgagctgagatcgtgccactgcactcccacctgggcgacagagcaagactctgtctcagaaaaaaaaaaaaaaaacagggaacaGGGAAGGGTAATAGAGCTCAGCGAGCATTCTGGTGGAAACCATCTCATCCCCTCCTGTCCCCAGCATAGAACCAAATAATCAATACTATTATTAAGGAGGACGATGTACATGATGCTCTAGGTTTAAGGACTCATTCATGTCCGCATGGAATCAATTCATATTCTTCACAGATCTTCTGGGGTCCACACAGATCTGAAAGGCTGCATGTACAAAGGGACAATGCCATAAGCCAAGACTTAAGAAATGATCCTCGTTCAGCTTTATCAGGGGCGTGCAGTACAAGCAAGT
This genomic window contains:
- the ZNF687 gene encoding zinc finger protein 687 isoform X4 produces the protein MGETPGLLTCSPRQPSADGRDLIPPAAQLGLNLIAASPSPSSALQALGPGKGLGSADMGDMKTPDFDDLLAAFDIPDIDANEAIHSGPEENEGPGGPGKPEPGVGSESEDTAAASAGDGPGVPAQASDHGLPPPDISVVSVIVKNTVCPEQSEALAGGSAGDGAQAAGVTKEGPVGPHRMQNGFGSPEPSLPGTPHSPAPPSGGTWKEKGMEGKTPLDLFAHFGPEPGDHSDPLPPSAPSPPQEGALTPPPFPSSFELAQENGPGMQPPVSSPPLGALKQESCSPHHPQVLAQQGSGSSPEATDIPASASPPPVAGVPFFKQSPGHQSPLASPKVPVCQPLKEEDDDEGPVDKSSPGSPQSPSSGAEAADEDSNDSPASSSSRPLKVRIKTIKTSCGNITRTVTQVPSDPDPPAPLAEGAFLAEASLLKLSPATPTSEGPKVVSVQLGDGTRLKGTVLPVATIQNASTAMLMAASVARKAVVLPGGTATSPKMIAKNVLGLVPQALPKADGRAGLGTGGQKVNGASVVMVQPSKTATGPSTGGGTVISRTQSSLVEAFNKILNSKNLLPAYRPNLSPPAEAGLALPPTGYRCLECGDAFSLEKSLARHYDRRSMRIEVTCNHCARRLVFFNKCSLLLHAREHKDKGLVMQCSHLVMRPVALDQMVGQPDITPLLPVAVPPVSGPLALPALGKGEGAITSSAITTVAAEAPVLPLSTEPPAAPATSAYTCFRCLECKEQCRDKAGMAAHFQQLGPPAPGATSNVCPTCPMMLPNRCSFSAHQRMHKNRPPHVCPECGGNFLQANFQTHLREACLHVSRRVGYRCPSCSVVFGGVNSIKSHIQTSHCEVFHKCPICPMAFKSGPSAHAHLYSQHPSFQTQQAKLIYKCAMCDTVFTHKPLLSSHFDQHLLPQRVSVFKCPSCPLLFAQKRTMLEHLKNTHQSGRLEETAGKGAGGALLTPKTEPEELAVSQGGAAPATEESSSSSEEEEVPSSPEPPRPAKRPRRELGSKGLKGGGGGPGGWTCGLCHSWFPERDEYVAHMKKEHGKSVKKFPCRLCERSFCSAPSLRRHVRVNHEGIKRVYPCRYCTEGKRTFSSRLILEKHVQVRHGLQLGAQSPGRGTTLARGSSARAQGPGRKRRQSSDSCSEEPDSTTPPAKSPRGGPGSGGHGPLRYRSSSSTEQSLMMGLRVEDGAQQCLDCGLCFASPGSLSRHRFISHKKRRGVGKASALGLGDGEEEAPPSRSDPDGGDSPLPASGGPLTCKVCGKSCDSPLNLKTHFRTHGMAFIRARQGAVGDN